The following are encoded in a window of Thermoanaerobaculia bacterium genomic DNA:
- the rnc gene encoding ribonuclease III, with product MTKKPALPFIHRSFANEQGLDADNQRLEYLGDAILSFIISEHLYEAFPDRDEGFLSKARAALVSRGHLASKARLLKLDQELRLGVGEEKAGGRTKDSLLADTFEAYIAYLYLEKGLRKCRKRVMKLFTDDMKPAALQKSLSRDYKTALQEFLQGRGLPSPTYRILESQGPAHKVTFVTEVRAGEEILSRGKGGSKKEAEQDAARQALAAMEVDHGNEKDR from the coding sequence GTGACGAAGAAGCCAGCCCTGCCGTTTATCCATCGCTCCTTTGCCAATGAGCAGGGTCTTGATGCCGATAACCAGCGGTTGGAGTACCTGGGTGATGCCATCCTGAGCTTTATCATTTCCGAGCATTTATACGAAGCTTTTCCCGATCGGGATGAAGGTTTTCTCAGCAAGGCTCGGGCCGCTCTGGTGTCCCGGGGACATCTGGCCAGCAAAGCCCGACTCCTGAAACTGGATCAAGAACTTCGTCTGGGTGTAGGGGAAGAGAAGGCGGGAGGAAGGACGAAGGACAGCCTGCTGGCCGACACGTTTGAAGCCTATATTGCCTATCTTTACCTCGAAAAGGGATTACGAAAGTGCCGAAAAAGAGTAATGAAACTCTTCACAGACGACATGAAGCCGGCGGCACTCCAGAAATCACTCTCAAGGGATTATAAGACTGCCCTTCAGGAATTTCTGCAGGGAAGGGGGCTGCCGTCTCCCACCTATCGGATTCTGGAATCACAGGGCCCTGCTCACAAGGTAACCTTTGTCACAGAGGTCCGGGCCGGGGAAGAGATTCTGAGCCGGGGAAAGGGAGGCTCCAAAAAAGAGGCAGAGCAGGATGCTGCACGACAGGCCCTCGCGGCCATGGAGGTTGATCATGGGAACGAAAAAGATCGGTGA
- the tsaE gene encoding tRNA (adenosine(37)-N6)-threonylcarbamoyltransferase complex ATPase subunit type 1 TsaE: protein MVDGTFLTRNPEETETLGERIGREFPGAGLLVLDGPLGSGKTTFVRGFAKGIGVNPARVSSPSFTLVQDYGLFYHVDLYRLRESGIGELVEAGIVEILEDDRPVVMEWMHEDLLAKYPPLLTIRFAWGDAEDTRQITLYGIMDR from the coding sequence ATGGTTGACGGAACCTTCCTGACCCGTAATCCGGAGGAAACAGAAACTCTGGGAGAGCGGATCGGCAGAGAATTTCCTGGTGCCGGTCTCCTGGTTCTTGATGGACCGCTGGGGTCGGGAAAGACAACATTTGTCAGGGGATTTGCGAAGGGCATCGGCGTGAACCCTGCCCGGGTGTCTTCTCCCTCCTTTACCCTGGTTCAGGATTACGGACTCTTTTACCATGTCGATCTATACCGGCTGAGGGAATCGGGGATAGGGGAACTGGTCGAAGCGGGAATTGTGGAAATTCTAGAGGACGACCGGCCTGTAGTAATGGAATGGATGCATGAAGACCTTCTGGCGAAGTACCCACCCCTGCTGACGATTCGATTTGCCTGGGGTGATGCTGAAGACACAAGGCAAATTACCCTCTACGGTATAATGGACAGGTGA
- a CDS encoding NAD(P)H-hydrate dehydratase: MFIVTSSQMREADRQAIEQYGIPSIVLMENAATGIVDVVHERFSDAQRVVILAGKGNNGGDGLAVARHLHNRGRMVEVWLFASLKEVRGDAAKNLRIARRMGVPIMTVKSRRDMIRLADALSRADLAIDALFGTGLTKPLNGMYAEAVALLSGSGVPVLAVDIPSGLSGSTQDLIGPAVQADMTVTFAALKVPHVFTPAVSFMGDVVVVDIGIPFEVLEGLATLELLGKDALSTLIESRPLESHKGSFGHVVVIAGSRDKPGAAALAARAAYRMGAGLVTVASVEPCVSSTIHGGSEIMGRVLMSTHEGTINPDSLPGLIEFCRDKDAVLIGPGMGTGEETQDFIRTLVMGLAHPVVLDADALTAFQGKLPRLRERSEMTILTPHPGEMARLLNVDVDRVQAERVATVQDAVRQSNAVTILKGHQSLIGVPGDRVYVNPTGNPGMATGGMGDILGGMITSLVGQGYTAEAAACLATFLHGIAGDLALESTGEISLMAGDLLDMIPRALKWLTEPS; this comes from the coding sequence ATGTTTATCGTAACCAGTTCACAGATGCGGGAGGCGGACAGACAGGCCATCGAGCAGTACGGCATCCCCTCCATCGTCCTTATGGAGAATGCAGCCACGGGTATAGTCGATGTTGTTCATGAAAGATTCAGTGATGCCCAGAGGGTTGTGATCCTTGCCGGAAAGGGAAATAACGGGGGTGACGGTCTGGCCGTCGCCCGGCACCTGCATAACCGGGGGAGGATGGTTGAAGTCTGGCTCTTCGCATCGCTGAAGGAAGTCCGGGGAGATGCAGCGAAAAACCTGAGGATTGCAAGGAGGATGGGGGTTCCCATCATGACGGTGAAGTCTCGCCGGGACATGATCCGACTTGCTGACGCCCTCTCCCGGGCCGACCTGGCCATTGACGCCCTTTTCGGAACGGGACTGACCAAACCCCTGAACGGGATGTACGCGGAGGCCGTTGCTCTCCTCTCAGGGTCAGGAGTACCGGTTCTGGCCGTGGATATCCCCAGCGGTCTCTCCGGATCGACCCAGGATCTAATCGGTCCCGCAGTACAGGCAGACATGACCGTGACCTTTGCCGCGCTGAAGGTTCCCCATGTCTTCACTCCGGCAGTTTCGTTCATGGGAGACGTTGTGGTCGTCGATATCGGAATCCCCTTTGAGGTTCTGGAAGGCCTGGCTACCCTGGAACTTCTCGGGAAAGATGCGCTGTCAACCCTGATTGAATCCCGTCCTCTTGAATCCCACAAAGGAAGTTTCGGCCACGTCGTGGTTATTGCGGGAAGCCGGGACAAACCCGGTGCGGCAGCTCTGGCGGCCAGGGCGGCTTACCGCATGGGGGCAGGCCTGGTCACGGTGGCGTCAGTTGAACCCTGTGTGAGTTCCACGATTCATGGAGGCTCCGAAATAATGGGCCGTGTCCTCATGTCCACCCACGAAGGAACGATTAATCCGGATTCTCTTCCGGGTTTAATTGAATTCTGCAGGGACAAAGATGCAGTGCTGATCGGACCGGGTATGGGAACCGGTGAAGAGACTCAGGATTTCATACGAACTCTGGTCATGGGACTGGCCCATCCGGTGGTTCTGGATGCGGACGCTCTGACCGCATTTCAGGGTAAACTGCCCCGGTTACGGGAACGATCGGAGATGACGATCCTGACTCCGCACCCCGGGGAAATGGCACGACTCCTTAATGTGGATGTGGACAGGGTTCAGGCCGAACGTGTGGCCACTGTCCAGGATGCGGTGCGACAGAGTAATGCCGTCACAATCCTGAAGGGTCATCAATCGCTGATCGGTGTTCCCGGAGACCGCGTATACGTCAATCCTACGGGCAACCCGGGTATGGCCACAGGGGGAATGGGGGATATTCTGGGTGGTATGATCACCAGCCTGGTGGGCCAGGGATACACGGCGGAAGCGGCAGCCTGCCTCGCCACCTTTCTTCATGGGATTGCGGGAGACCTTGCCCTTGAATCGACAGGTGAAATTTCATTGATGGCCGGGGATCTCCTCGACATGATCCCCCGGGCGCTGAAATGGTTGACGGAACCTTCCTGA
- a CDS encoding pentapeptide repeat-containing protein yields the protein MAHPSHVELLTSGRWNAWRKENPVIVPDLSSIHLKDVKLGNVDLTHANLAGTTLENCEMKGAVLQGCQTTGLTLVQVDLTDALLDTLDLSTAKRISGLILHGARLTRVSLAGLALEGCDFTNAILKEVNFGSVSSSDFVLNRTQLESCDFRQARLARSQWNEVQAHQVDLSDTDLAEITMINSSLDACRTTGIKAPEHTLRNCRIISASLAGCNLTGAIWSGVKLGKVTISDSILNGIRFVGMELNEIRIEKSQLNRAGFEDTSLEGASFLECEMEELKLSGKDIKSVTFARCEMSGSTFSQAKLANVILRSCTLKGVSMAGMTARMVDAAGGKWTEACLSRSRWDRSSLLKGSFLKCEADGVLFNACDLSQTQWERSKLQGAKFPHADLTGARFRQTFLNSCNFETATLKKTRFTRSFLRKAVFPSPFLWKIKLLVTRFF from the coding sequence ATGGCTCATCCGTCTCATGTGGAACTGCTGACTTCGGGTCGATGGAACGCCTGGAGAAAGGAGAATCCCGTCATCGTGCCGGATCTCAGTTCCATTCATCTGAAGGATGTGAAACTGGGGAATGTCGATCTGACCCATGCGAACCTGGCGGGAACAACCCTCGAAAACTGTGAAATGAAGGGTGCGGTTCTGCAGGGCTGCCAGACGACGGGCCTGACACTGGTTCAGGTGGACCTTACCGATGCATTGCTGGACACTCTTGATCTGTCCACCGCGAAACGTATTTCCGGGCTCATTCTTCACGGTGCGCGCCTTACCCGGGTCTCCCTGGCAGGGCTTGCCCTCGAAGGATGTGACTTTACGAACGCCATCCTGAAGGAAGTCAATTTCGGCAGCGTTTCCTCAAGCGATTTCGTGCTCAACAGGACACAGCTGGAGAGTTGCGATTTCAGGCAGGCACGTCTCGCGCGAAGCCAGTGGAATGAAGTTCAGGCTCACCAGGTTGATTTGTCGGACACCGATCTGGCAGAAATCACCATGATCAATTCCAGCCTGGACGCCTGCCGTACCACCGGCATCAAGGCTCCGGAACACACCTTGCGGAACTGCAGGATAATATCGGCCAGCCTGGCAGGATGCAACCTGACTGGCGCCATCTGGTCGGGTGTAAAGCTGGGGAAAGTCACCATTTCTGATTCAATTCTCAACGGAATCCGATTCGTGGGAATGGAACTCAACGAGATCCGGATCGAAAAATCTCAGCTAAACCGTGCGGGATTTGAAGACACATCGCTGGAGGGCGCTTCTTTTCTGGAATGCGAAATGGAAGAACTTAAGCTTTCCGGAAAAGATATCAAGAGTGTTACCTTCGCACGCTGTGAGATGTCCGGAAGCACCTTCAGCCAGGCCAAGCTGGCGAATGTAATCCTGCGTTCCTGCACGTTGAAGGGTGTATCGATGGCCGGCATGACCGCACGCATGGTGGATGCCGCGGGAGGAAAGTGGACTGAAGCCTGTCTCAGCCGGTCACGCTGGGACCGTTCAAGCCTGCTGAAGGGATCCTTCCTGAAATGTGAGGCGGATGGTGTGCTTTTCAATGCCTGCGACCTCTCCCAGACCCAGTGGGAACGAAGCAAGCTCCAGGGTGCCAAATTTCCCCATGCCGACCTTACGGGAGCCCGGTTTCGCCAGACCTTTCTCAATTCCTGCAATTTCGAAACTGCAACCTTGAAAAAGACCAGGTTTACTCGGTCCTTTCTGAGGAAGGCCGTATTTCCATCTCCATTTCTCTGGAAGATCAAGCTTCTTGTGACCCGGTTTTTCTAA
- the pyrF gene encoding orotidine-5'-phosphate decarboxylase, giving the protein MVHPDQIIVALDLEDREQAREIVTMLLPHGVAFKVGLQAYLQWGSSFVEDLVGRGARVFLDLKFHDIPNTVAGAVGAARTLNIWMVNLHTSAGMRAMRAARERLDSGSGPRPILIGVTVLTSMSPEDLQEIDLPDHPGEWAVTLAARARDAGLDGVVCSAEEVARIKAATASDFLAVTPGIRLPSSTGDDQRRVTTPSEAVAAGSDYLVVGRPIIRAENPVEGLMAILKA; this is encoded by the coding sequence ATGGTACACCCTGATCAGATTATCGTCGCCCTGGATCTTGAGGACCGCGAACAGGCCCGGGAAATCGTTACGATGCTGCTTCCCCATGGAGTCGCCTTCAAGGTTGGACTTCAGGCCTACCTGCAGTGGGGTTCTTCCTTTGTCGAGGATCTTGTGGGCCGGGGCGCCCGGGTTTTCCTGGATCTGAAGTTTCACGACATCCCGAATACGGTGGCCGGTGCGGTGGGGGCGGCCCGGACCCTGAATATCTGGATGGTCAATCTCCATACCAGTGCCGGTATGCGGGCCATGCGGGCGGCGAGGGAGCGACTCGACAGCGGATCGGGACCCCGTCCCATCCTTATCGGCGTAACGGTGCTGACCAGTATGTCGCCCGAAGACTTACAAGAGATCGATCTTCCCGACCATCCCGGCGAATGGGCCGTAACCCTCGCTGCTCGAGCCCGGGATGCAGGTCTGGATGGTGTTGTCTGTTCCGCGGAGGAAGTAGCGAGAATCAAGGCAGCAACGGCTTCAGATTTTCTTGCAGTTACCCCGGGGATTCGCCTGCCCTCCTCCACCGGAGATGACCAGAGGAGGGTAACGACACCTTCGGAGGCCGTTGCGGCGGGAAGTGACTATCTTGTCGTGGGCCGACCTATTATTCGGGCAGAAAATCCCGTGGAAGGATTAATGGCCATTCTGAAGGCTTAG
- a CDS encoding dihydroorotate dehydrogenase translates to MGIPLMDLSVSLGPLTLKNPIMTASGCCEYGLELAEFFPLDSIGAVVVKGLSPKPRKGNPIPRIAETSSGMLNSIGLQNIGVDAFIREKLPDLLSLGATVAANIFGETIEDYVMLARFCNEAGIPALELNLSCPNVHKGGMEFGVDPDVLHEITSRCRAVYAGSLWVKLTPNITSIVPLAEAAKSAGADAVTCINTLRGMAIDIKTGKPKLHTIFGGLSGPAIKPVALRFTYEVASRVGIPVIGCGGIVRVEDIVEFLLAGATAVQVGTILFREPDCPTTLVHGLSSFMEARGLSSIHDLIGKMVRHGTP, encoded by the coding sequence ATGGGAATCCCTCTGATGGACCTTTCGGTCTCCCTCGGTCCCCTCACGCTGAAAAATCCCATCATGACGGCTTCCGGGTGCTGTGAGTACGGTCTGGAGCTGGCGGAATTCTTCCCGCTGGATTCCATCGGAGCCGTCGTGGTCAAAGGGCTTTCCCCCAAGCCCCGGAAGGGAAATCCGATCCCTCGAATCGCGGAGACCTCTTCAGGCATGCTGAACTCCATCGGGCTTCAGAATATCGGAGTCGATGCCTTCATCCGGGAAAAGCTGCCAGACCTCCTCTCCCTTGGAGCCACCGTGGCGGCAAATATTTTCGGGGAAACCATTGAAGACTATGTTATGCTGGCCCGCTTCTGCAATGAGGCGGGGATTCCCGCCCTGGAGCTGAACCTGTCCTGCCCCAATGTGCATAAGGGGGGTATGGAATTCGGAGTCGATCCCGATGTTCTGCACGAAATCACTTCCCGCTGCCGGGCCGTCTATGCCGGTTCCCTGTGGGTAAAGCTGACCCCGAACATTACATCGATCGTACCCCTGGCCGAGGCTGCGAAATCAGCCGGTGCCGATGCGGTTACCTGTATTAATACCCTCCGTGGAATGGCGATCGACATAAAAACCGGCAAGCCCAAACTCCACACGATCTTCGGGGGTCTATCGGGTCCCGCCATCAAACCCGTCGCCCTGCGCTTCACCTATGAAGTGGCCTCCAGGGTCGGAATTCCGGTTATCGGATGCGGGGGGATTGTCCGGGTGGAGGATATCGTGGAGTTTCTGCTGGCCGGGGCCACGGCGGTCCAGGTGGGTACGATCCTCTTCCGGGAACCCGATTGCCCCACGACCCTCGTTCACGGCCTCTCCTCCTTCATGGAAGCAAGGGGTCTCTCTTCAATTCACGATCTTATTGGAAAGATGGTTCGCCATGGTACACCCTGA
- a CDS encoding dihydroorotate dehydrogenase electron transfer subunit: MKVKLKARIRSKEGLGAGYFILDLVAPPIAAQAKPGQFVMITVSESLDPLLPRPFSILEVGQETVSILIKEVGRGTRILHELISGMSVGIIGPLGNSFPDVSRAALVAGGYGVAPFFFLSRRLREGQVMDFFYGGKSKQDVLFFDHFERLLGRAFCHVSTEDGSYGKRGLVTDLLQPALERPDHGYEAIFTCGPTPMMRAVHELAHASATPCYVSMENMMGCGYGVCLGCVVPTSEGMVRTCKDGPILRSDLIEWESL; the protein is encoded by the coding sequence GTGAAGGTAAAACTCAAGGCAAGGATCCGATCGAAAGAAGGTCTCGGGGCGGGGTACTTTATCCTGGACCTTGTGGCGCCTCCGATTGCCGCACAGGCCAAACCGGGTCAATTCGTAATGATTACCGTCTCCGAATCCCTTGATCCCCTGCTCCCGCGGCCCTTCAGCATCCTGGAAGTCGGACAGGAAACGGTCTCCATTTTGATTAAAGAGGTCGGGCGCGGTACCCGGATTCTCCACGAACTCATTTCCGGGATGTCCGTCGGGATCATTGGACCTCTCGGGAACTCCTTTCCCGATGTCAGCCGAGCCGCACTCGTTGCGGGCGGATACGGCGTGGCTCCATTCTTTTTTCTCAGCCGCCGCCTTCGGGAAGGCCAGGTGATGGACTTTTTCTATGGAGGAAAGTCAAAACAGGATGTTCTCTTCTTTGATCACTTTGAACGCCTCCTCGGGAGGGCTTTCTGCCATGTCTCCACCGAGGACGGATCCTATGGCAAACGGGGACTTGTGACCGATCTGTTGCAACCGGCCCTGGAACGGCCCGATCACGGCTATGAAGCGATCTTCACCTGCGGGCCCACGCCCATGATGCGTGCGGTTCATGAGCTTGCTCACGCATCCGCAACACCCTGCTACGTTTCCATGGAAAATATGATGGGATGCGGATATGGTGTCTGCCTGGGGTGTGTTGTTCCTACATCGGAAGGCATGGTACGAACCTGCAAGGACGGTCCGATCCTGAGATCCGATTTGATTGAATGGGAATCCCTCTGA
- a CDS encoding alkaline phosphatase family protein has product MNQYKGLALHITALLFTLSCMETVHLIYVLNPNLPVTTGTFLISGIKVGLVFLVPFTLLFGIIKRWPGITPMVWILVPVLVCLLFAGHYFAGGTFLDPELAKIFLKEIYALALLCLTMIPLAFLLRHGPRQPLLYAWAILLLVHIYQYDRRDAWKVYRTPASVLPATIEPTVRTFMILTSPFAYDSLLEVTHARSTPGLSRLFEEGSRGRIVPMIPRETASAWASLYTGAYPYRHRIFGSYARNDILFPTEDLFPLYWPSFFLTRAPKPLVSATKVPAIWQMAQSSSLSCALYHLPFLDSPPEDISRAVTLQGSVPRDMPPETSPSEFLDQNPASLVIVYTESGENGAVLDRVVTAALSIASDLDEILVIDPVAGRWFLHWGYGVAAGGTTAEARVVDMVPTILYVHRIPIPRSVDGRVLLENFTPEYRSTRTITVITGRP; this is encoded by the coding sequence ATGAACCAGTACAAGGGCCTCGCCCTGCACATTACGGCGCTTCTTTTTACCCTTTCCTGCATGGAGACGGTCCATCTGATCTATGTTCTCAACCCGAATCTGCCTGTCACAACGGGCACCTTCCTGATCTCGGGCATCAAGGTGGGTCTTGTCTTCCTGGTTCCCTTCACACTTCTTTTCGGGATCATTAAACGGTGGCCGGGCATCACGCCCATGGTATGGATCCTGGTACCTGTCCTGGTTTGCCTTTTGTTTGCCGGACACTACTTCGCGGGCGGGACCTTCCTGGACCCGGAACTGGCCAAGATCTTTCTCAAAGAGATTTATGCCCTTGCCCTTCTCTGTCTGACGATGATCCCTCTTGCCTTTCTGTTACGTCATGGTCCAAGACAGCCACTCCTCTATGCCTGGGCAATCCTTCTTCTGGTCCATATTTACCAGTATGACCGGAGGGATGCATGGAAGGTCTATCGGACCCCGGCATCGGTACTGCCCGCCACCATTGAACCGACGGTCCGAACCTTCATGATCCTCACCTCTCCCTTTGCCTATGATTCTCTCCTGGAAGTGACCCATGCGAGATCAACACCGGGACTCTCCCGTCTCTTTGAGGAAGGATCCAGGGGAAGAATCGTTCCCATGATTCCGAGAGAAACGGCTTCGGCCTGGGCCTCCCTCTATACTGGAGCCTATCCGTACCGCCACCGGATATTTGGAAGCTATGCACGAAATGACATCCTCTTCCCCACTGAAGATCTCTTCCCTCTCTACTGGCCCTCCTTTTTCCTTACCCGGGCACCAAAACCCCTGGTGTCGGCAACCAAGGTTCCGGCCATCTGGCAGATGGCCCAATCTTCTTCCCTCTCCTGTGCCCTCTACCATCTTCCCTTTCTTGATTCTCCCCCTGAGGATATCTCCCGGGCCGTCACCCTCCAGGGATCCGTCCCCCGGGATATGCCGCCGGAAACATCACCTTCTGAGTTTCTCGACCAGAATCCGGCCTCCCTTGTGATCGTTTATACCGAATCCGGAGAAAACGGAGCCGTACTGGACAGGGTTGTGACCGCAGCCCTGTCCATCGCATCAGACCTGGATGAAATTCTGGTTATCGATCCGGTGGCCGGCCGCTGGTTCCTTCACTGGGGATACGGGGTGGCGGCAGGCGGGACAACCGCGGAAGCGAGGGTTGTGGACATGGTTCCCACGATTCTTTACGTTCATCGAATTCCCATACCACGATCGGTGGATGGCCGCGTCCTTCTGGAAAACTTCACACCTGAGTACCGTTCCACCCGAACCATCACCGTAATTACGGGGAGACCGTGA
- the rsmI gene encoding 16S rRNA (cytidine(1402)-2'-O)-methyltransferase — protein MQNPISGKLYIVATPIGNLKDLSHRAVEVLGSVSRCLAEDTRTTSVLLRAYGIRVPLVSFHEHNEEHRGEAVLRALEGGETLALVTDAGTPLLSDPGYPLVRACRSKGIPIEVVPGPSAITTALILSGFPPYPFTFTGFPPRKQGKRRTFWESMLSLPHSLVVFSTPHAIAVHLREIDEIAPDRLLFLGRELTKKFEEQMEGTASDLQTRLASRSRVRGEITLVIGPA, from the coding sequence ATGCAGAATCCCATCAGCGGAAAGCTCTACATCGTCGCCACACCCATTGGAAATCTGAAGGACCTGAGTCACAGGGCTGTGGAAGTTCTGGGTTCCGTCAGTCGATGCCTTGCCGAAGACACCCGGACTACGTCCGTACTTCTCCGCGCCTATGGAATCCGCGTGCCGCTGGTAAGCTTCCACGAGCACAATGAAGAGCACCGGGGAGAAGCCGTCCTGCGCGCCCTGGAAGGGGGTGAAACACTGGCCCTCGTAACCGATGCGGGAACCCCTCTCCTTTCTGATCCCGGATATCCCCTCGTTCGAGCCTGTCGAAGTAAAGGAATTCCGATAGAAGTGGTTCCGGGTCCTTCCGCAATCACGACAGCCCTGATTCTTTCCGGTTTTCCTCCCTATCCCTTTACGTTCACAGGTTTTCCTCCCCGAAAACAGGGGAAGCGCCGAACCTTCTGGGAGTCCATGCTTTCCCTGCCCCACTCTCTCGTAGTCTTTTCCACACCCCATGCAATCGCGGTTCATTTGCGTGAGATTGATGAAATTGCTCCCGATCGACTTCTCTTTCTCGGGAGAGAGCTGACGAAGAAATTCGAGGAACAGATGGAAGGTACAGCTTCCGACCTTCAGACCCGTCTTGCTTCCCGAAGCAGGGTCCGGGGGGAAATTACCCTTGTGATCGGACCGGCGTAA
- a CDS encoding histone deacetylase codes for MKVYYDRLIFDHDTGPVHPENRSRLIPLLDALAGQVQRDWTLIDHVEPVTDDLILSLHDSAYFEEFRTMTLAGGGYLHTLDCPVSPGTLNAARVSVALSVRAVESALADEDPGAFVIVRPPGHHALANRAMGFCYFNNVALAAHAALERSLCRRIGIVDFDAHHGNGTQELFYDRDDVLYISLHGDPSITFPGTGYREESGAGDGEGFTLNLPMKPGVEEKVFLDSFDREVLPALEAYRPDLVLVSCGFDAHREDALVPHLALSDDAFSHMIQECTTLSRDLCGGRIVMILEGGYTPAMVARLSMEAIRRLSQSVTPVRSQG; via the coding sequence GTGAAGGTTTATTACGACCGGCTGATCTTCGATCACGATACCGGTCCGGTTCATCCCGAGAATCGATCCCGCCTCATTCCTCTTTTGGATGCCCTTGCCGGGCAGGTACAGAGGGACTGGACCCTCATCGATCACGTCGAACCGGTGACGGATGATCTCATCCTCTCGCTCCATGATTCAGCTTACTTCGAAGAATTCCGGACGATGACCCTTGCTGGAGGCGGCTATCTCCACACCCTGGACTGTCCCGTGTCCCCCGGAACGCTAAACGCCGCCAGAGTCTCCGTTGCACTCTCTGTTCGCGCTGTGGAATCGGCGCTGGCGGATGAGGATCCAGGAGCTTTTGTGATTGTCCGACCTCCAGGCCATCATGCCCTGGCAAACCGGGCCATGGGTTTCTGCTATTTCAACAATGTGGCCCTTGCCGCCCATGCGGCACTGGAGCGGAGTCTTTGCCGGCGAATCGGGATAGTCGATTTCGATGCCCACCATGGAAACGGGACACAGGAACTCTTCTATGATCGGGACGACGTACTCTACATCTCCCTCCACGGGGATCCGTCCATAACCTTTCCGGGAACCGGGTACAGGGAGGAATCAGGAGCAGGGGATGGAGAAGGATTTACGTTGAATCTCCCCATGAAGCCGGGCGTGGAAGAAAAGGTCTTTCTTGATTCTTTTGACCGGGAAGTTCTGCCTGCCCTGGAAGCCTACCGGCCCGACCTCGTTCTTGTTTCCTGTGGATTTGACGCTCACAGGGAGGATGCGCTGGTTCCCCATCTTGCACTGAGTGATGATGCCTTTTCTCATATGATTCAAGAATGCACCACGCTCTCCCGGGATCTCTGCGGTGGACGAATCGTTATGATCCTGGAGGGAGGCTACACACCCGCCATGGTTGCCCGCCTCTCCATGGAGGCCATTCGTAGGTTGTCACAGTCCGTTACGCCGGTCCGATCACAAGGGTAA
- a CDS encoding NAD-binding protein produces MKRILVPALLLGVVLIIGTVGYSVIEGWSFFDAFYMTVITLSTVGFREVYDLSYGGKLFTILLVIGGVATVTLLMSTFGRMIVEGEFRRVLWRQKVDKTIDKLSNHFILCGYGRVGREVAKNFTHVRAPFVVVEKEEPVIRQLDQEGLAYVLGDATVEEVLLRAGLLRAKGVVTALENDADNVYVCLTARSLCPSILIVARAADDRAAKNLKQAGADRFISPNVLGGHQIAQACLRPAVLDFITLATSRSTLDLQMEELHLKAPSELIGKSLAGTNLRSHYRVIVVAIQKPSGDMVFHPESHQVLEERDTLILLGPASSLQELVSRMDQ; encoded by the coding sequence GTGAAGCGAATCCTCGTTCCTGCCCTCTTGCTTGGTGTCGTGCTCATCATCGGTACGGTGGGATACTCCGTGATCGAAGGATGGAGTTTCTTCGATGCCTTCTACATGACGGTCATTACACTCTCCACGGTAGGCTTTCGGGAGGTGTACGACTTAAGCTACGGGGGAAAACTCTTTACGATACTGCTCGTGATAGGTGGTGTTGCCACCGTAACCCTATTGATGAGCACCTTCGGAAGGATGATTGTGGAGGGGGAGTTTCGAAGGGTGCTATGGAGGCAAAAGGTGGATAAGACAATCGACAAGCTTTCAAACCATTTTATCCTTTGCGGGTATGGAAGAGTTGGCCGGGAAGTGGCAAAGAATTTTACGCATGTCCGGGCTCCTTTCGTTGTGGTTGAGAAGGAGGAACCGGTCATTCGTCAGCTGGATCAGGAGGGCCTGGCGTATGTACTGGGAGATGCCACAGTGGAAGAGGTTCTTCTGCGCGCGGGCCTCCTTCGCGCGAAGGGTGTTGTGACAGCCCTGGAAAACGATGCGGATAACGTCTATGTCTGCCTCACCGCCCGCTCTCTCTGTCCGTCGATCCTGATTGTTGCCCGGGCGGCGGATGACCGCGCTGCGAAAAACTTGAAACAGGCCGGTGCCGACCGATTTATCAGCCCCAATGTTCTGGGCGGACATCAAATCGCCCAGGCCTGTCTGCGCCCGGCCGTTCTGGACTTCATCACCCTGGCCACAAGCCGATCCACCCTCGATCTCCAGATGGAGGAACTTCACCTGAAGGCTCCTTCGGAGCTGATCGGAAAGAGCCTTGCCGGAACCAACCTCCGTTCCCACTATCGGGTGATTGTCGTGGCAATCCAGAAACCTTCGGGGGATATGGTCTTCCACCCGGAATCCCATCAGGTTTTGGAAGAGAGGGACACCCTGATACTTCTGGGACCCGCCTCTTCACTCCAGGAGCTGGTTTCCCGGATGGATCAGTGA